From one Candidatus Cloacimonadota bacterium genomic stretch:
- the ligA gene encoding NAD-dependent DNA ligase LigA, whose protein sequence is MNDELKQEMERLRAEIERHNLLYYELANPSISDYDYDQLVLRLKELEARLEGDERGESPLERVGSDLRPGAETIAHLQRMYSLENSYSAEELEQWCAKLASELGFFPDLTTELKIDGFSINLFYEGGELRYATTRGDGVTGEVVTTNIRTLSAIPDRIRHLSPIEIRGEIYIPVADFLKLNEERTANEEKLFANPRNAAAGSIKLKDPGEVKKRHLNAIFYSVGHSPGLPAQRQSELLAWLAGLGFPTAGQFRVCASYAEVREFCDRWENERYSLPYEIDGVVVKVDELALQKRLGYTAKSPKWAVAFKFKPEEKETRLLEVQYQVGRTGAVTPVAILEPVYISGSTVSRATLHNEDEIKRLDLHLGDAVRIIKSGEIIPKILEAVAANRPPNAFPVGFPDNCPVCASRLERDEEGAISYCPNASCPAQLQRRIEHFASRDAMDIGGLGASLIARMLEKEMIRGLEDIFQLDYEALAQLDRFGAKSAANLKNSIEASKTRNFDRLLFALGIRYVGSVTARHLAEYFGNIDALLRAGEDTLAQVPEVGAKIALALKAWSGNPANLELVQKLRAQGLRFSFEQRRESESLAGKTFLLTGSLENHDRKAMEEIIRSHGGRIVSGVSAGLDYLVVGAKPGSKLAKAQKIPSIQIISENELLELIGR, encoded by the coding sequence ATGAATGACGAACTGAAACAGGAAATGGAGCGGCTGCGGGCCGAGATCGAGCGCCACAACCTGCTTTACTACGAGCTGGCCAATCCCTCCATCAGCGATTACGACTACGACCAGCTGGTGCTGCGGCTGAAAGAGCTGGAAGCAAGGCTGGAAGGGGATGAGCGCGGCGAATCGCCCCTGGAGAGGGTGGGCAGCGACCTGCGGCCGGGAGCGGAGACCATTGCCCATCTGCAGAGGATGTACAGCCTGGAAAACAGCTATTCCGCCGAGGAACTGGAGCAGTGGTGCGCCAAACTGGCCTCCGAACTGGGTTTCTTTCCTGACCTGACCACAGAGCTCAAGATCGACGGCTTTTCCATCAACCTCTTTTACGAAGGCGGCGAGTTGCGCTACGCCACCACCCGGGGCGATGGAGTCACCGGCGAGGTTGTGACCACCAACATCCGCACCCTAAGCGCCATTCCAGACAGGATCCGGCACCTCTCCCCCATCGAGATCCGGGGTGAGATCTACATCCCGGTGGCTGATTTTTTGAAGCTCAACGAGGAACGCACCGCCAACGAGGAAAAGCTGTTCGCCAATCCCCGCAACGCCGCGGCCGGCTCCATCAAGCTCAAGGACCCCGGAGAGGTGAAAAAGCGCCATCTGAACGCCATCTTTTACAGCGTGGGCCACAGCCCGGGGCTGCCCGCGCAAAGGCAATCCGAACTGCTGGCCTGGCTGGCTGGGCTGGGATTTCCCACGGCAGGCCAGTTCAGGGTTTGCGCCAGTTATGCCGAGGTGAGGGAATTTTGCGATCGCTGGGAAAATGAGCGTTACAGCCTGCCCTACGAGATCGACGGAGTGGTGGTGAAGGTGGACGAACTGGCGCTGCAAAAGCGTTTGGGCTACACCGCTAAAAGCCCCAAATGGGCGGTGGCCTTCAAATTCAAACCGGAGGAAAAGGAAACCCGCCTGCTGGAGGTGCAATACCAGGTGGGACGCACCGGCGCGGTGACCCCGGTGGCCATTCTGGAGCCGGTTTACATCTCCGGCAGCACCGTCTCGCGCGCCACTTTGCACAACGAGGATGAGATCAAACGGCTGGACCTCCATCTGGGAGATGCCGTACGCATCATCAAATCCGGCGAGATCATTCCCAAGATCCTGGAAGCCGTAGCGGCCAATAGGCCTCCAAACGCCTTTCCGGTGGGCTTTCCCGACAACTGCCCGGTCTGCGCCAGCCGGCTCGAGCGGGACGAGGAAGGCGCCATCAGCTATTGCCCGAACGCTTCCTGCCCCGCCCAGTTGCAGCGCCGCATCGAGCACTTTGCCTCCCGCGACGCCATGGACATCGGCGGCCTGGGCGCCAGCCTGATCGCCAGAATGCTGGAGAAAGAAATGATCAGAGGGCTGGAGGACATCTTTCAGCTGGATTATGAGGCTCTCGCCCAGCTGGACCGCTTTGGCGCTAAATCCGCCGCCAACCTCAAAAACTCCATCGAGGCCAGTAAAACCAGGAATTTCGATCGGCTGCTCTTCGCCCTCGGCATCCGCTATGTGGGCTCCGTCACGGCGCGCCATCTGGCAGAGTATTTTGGCAATATCGACGCACTGCTGCGGGCCGGCGAGGACACCCTGGCCCAGGTGCCGGAAGTTGGGGCCAAGATCGCCCTCGCGCTCAAAGCCTGGTCCGGCAACCCCGCCAATCTGGAGCTGGTGCAAAAACTGCGTGCCCAGGGCCTGCGCTTCAGTTTCGAGCAGCGGCGCGAGTCGGAAAGCCTGGCCGGCAAGACCTTTCTGCTTACGGGCAGCCTGGAAAACCACGACCGCAAGGCCATGGAAGAAATCATCCGCAGCCACGGCGGCCGCATCGTGAGCGGCGTGAGCGCCGGCCTGGACTATCTGGTGGTGGGCGCCAAACCCGGCTCCAAACTGGCCAAGGCCCAGAAGATACCCTCCATCCAAATCATCAGTGAAAACGAACTCCTGGAGCTGATCGGCCGATGA
- the alaS gene encoding alanine--tRNA ligase: MPTSKEIRQAFIDFFLERGHQFVPSSPVIPEDDPTLLFANAGMNQFKNVFLGLKDAEAKRAVNSQKCIRAGGKHNDLEEVGRDGYHHTFFEMLGNWSFGDYYKKEAILWAWELLTGVWQLPKAKLYATVHESDQEAFELWRSVTDIDPAHISYQGDKDNFWEMGDTGPCGPCSEIHIDRGPDHCSQQGLEGHVCEICGDCGRYIELWNLVFIQYNREADRSLTPLKNKYVDTGAGFERLVQVLQSKHSNYETDLFLPIIERVAELSGVPYTPETGTSHRVIADHVRCLCFALADGGFPSNEGRGYVLRRILRRAARHGRLLGFAEPFMFHLVDSVTAIMGHHFPELAGKEAYIRMVIKAEEERFTAALDKGLEQLDEICARLDGDLIPGKDAFMLYDTYGFPLDLTLILASEKNFRVDTRGFEEEMEAQRARARKSSKFSLAADSADWVELEPSSPTVFLGYEEHSATAHIQRYRVSEDGFLHLQLDRSPFYAESGGQLADTGRIHNSGFEMRVSQVKKNDDRFIHIGALISGAVNHDPVTAEIDLPRRQDIMRNHTATHLLHKALRAVLGEHVQQKGSLVGPDHLRFDFTHMQALSPTQANSIENIVNAAIRDNRPVSVEVKSIAEARSEGAIALFGEKYAERVRVVSVAGFSKELCGGTHVAASGEIGFFKIISESSSAAGIRRIEALTGRAAEQFVLGLQHHLALLAEKLHVPEKMLDTKLEALQNRVLELEQQLKRLDAQQCGAEAAELIRGTLDLGDFKLLSVKLDADAAKLRELGDSLKDHAADAIALLFSVSAGKVTLLCVVGEALRPKFHAGNIVKAVSARLEGKGGGRPDSAMGGGSRPELLDSVIADLPQIIRSASQ, from the coding sequence GTGCCGACAAGTAAAGAGATCCGCCAGGCCTTCATCGACTTCTTCCTGGAGCGGGGCCACCAGTTCGTCCCCTCCTCGCCCGTGATCCCGGAGGACGATCCCACCCTGCTGTTCGCCAATGCCGGCATGAACCAGTTCAAGAACGTTTTCCTGGGCCTGAAGGATGCCGAGGCCAAACGCGCGGTGAACAGCCAGAAATGCATCCGCGCCGGCGGCAAACACAACGACCTCGAGGAAGTGGGCCGGGACGGCTATCACCACACCTTTTTCGAAATGCTGGGCAACTGGTCCTTCGGCGACTACTACAAAAAAGAGGCCATCCTCTGGGCCTGGGAACTGCTAACCGGCGTCTGGCAACTGCCCAAGGCCAAGCTTTACGCCACGGTGCACGAGAGCGACCAGGAGGCCTTCGAGCTCTGGAGATCCGTCACCGATATCGATCCCGCCCACATATCCTATCAGGGCGACAAGGACAATTTCTGGGAAATGGGGGATACCGGCCCCTGCGGACCCTGCAGCGAGATCCACATCGACCGCGGCCCGGACCACTGTTCCCAACAGGGCTTGGAAGGCCACGTCTGTGAGATCTGCGGCGACTGCGGCCGCTACATCGAGCTCTGGAACCTGGTTTTCATCCAGTACAACCGCGAGGCGGACCGCTCCCTCACCCCCCTGAAGAACAAATACGTGGATACCGGGGCCGGCTTCGAGCGCCTCGTGCAGGTGCTGCAGTCAAAGCACAGCAACTACGAAACCGACCTTTTCCTGCCCATCATCGAGCGTGTGGCCGAACTCAGCGGAGTGCCTTATACCCCTGAGACCGGAACCTCGCACCGTGTGATCGCGGACCACGTGCGCTGCCTCTGCTTTGCCCTCGCCGACGGCGGCTTCCCCTCAAACGAAGGCCGCGGCTACGTTCTGCGCCGCATCCTGCGCCGCGCCGCCCGCCACGGGCGCCTGCTGGGCTTTGCCGAACCCTTCATGTTCCATCTGGTGGACAGCGTTACCGCCATCATGGGCCACCACTTTCCCGAGCTGGCGGGCAAGGAAGCCTATATCCGCATGGTGATCAAGGCCGAGGAGGAACGCTTCACCGCCGCCCTGGACAAGGGTTTGGAGCAGCTCGACGAGATCTGCGCCCGCCTCGACGGCGACCTCATCCCCGGCAAAGATGCCTTCATGCTTTACGACACCTACGGCTTTCCGCTCGATCTCACGCTGATCCTGGCTTCCGAAAAGAATTTCCGGGTGGATACCCGCGGCTTCGAGGAAGAGATGGAAGCCCAGCGCGCCCGGGCCCGGAAAAGCTCCAAATTCTCCCTGGCAGCGGATTCCGCGGATTGGGTCGAACTGGAACCCTCGTCTCCAACGGTGTTCCTGGGCTATGAGGAACACTCCGCCACCGCCCACATCCAGCGTTACCGCGTCAGCGAAGACGGCTTCCTGCACCTGCAGCTGGACCGCAGCCCCTTCTACGCCGAATCCGGGGGCCAGCTGGCCGACACCGGCCGCATCCACAATTCCGGCTTTGAGATGCGGGTGAGCCAGGTGAAAAAGAACGACGACCGTTTCATCCACATCGGCGCCCTCATCAGCGGGGCCGTGAATCACGATCCCGTCACCGCGGAGATCGATCTGCCCCGGCGCCAGGACATCATGCGCAACCACACCGCCACCCATCTGCTCCACAAAGCCCTGCGCGCCGTTTTGGGCGAACACGTGCAGCAGAAGGGCTCGCTGGTGGGCCCTGATCATCTGCGCTTCGATTTCACTCACATGCAGGCCCTGTCTCCCACCCAGGCCAATTCCATCGAAAACATCGTCAACGCCGCCATCCGCGACAACCGCCCCGTGTCGGTGGAAGTGAAAAGCATCGCCGAGGCCCGCTCTGAAGGCGCGATCGCCCTGTTCGGGGAAAAATACGCCGAGCGGGTGCGCGTGGTGAGTGTGGCCGGCTTTTCCAAAGAACTCTGCGGCGGCACCCACGTCGCCGCCAGCGGGGAAATCGGCTTTTTCAAGATCATCTCCGAAAGCTCTTCCGCCGCCGGGATCAGGCGCATCGAAGCTCTCACCGGCCGTGCCGCGGAACAGTTTGTGCTGGGGCTCCAGCACCATCTGGCCCTGCTGGCCGAAAAGCTCCACGTTCCCGAAAAGATGCTGGACACCAAGCTCGAAGCCCTGCAAAACCGGGTGCTGGAACTGGAACAGCAGCTCAAACGGCTGGACGCCCAACAGTGCGGGGCCGAGGCCGCGGAACTGATCCGCGGGACCCTGGACCTGGGAGATTTCAAGCTGCTCAGCGTGAAGCTCGATGCCGATGCCGCCAAACTTCGCGAACTGGGCGATTCCCTCAAAGACCATGCCGCCGACGCCATCGCTCTGCTCTTCTCCGTGTCCGCGGGCAAGGTGACCCTGCTCTGCGTGGTGGGGGAGGCCCTGCGGCCCAAATTCCACGCCGGAAACATCGTGAAAGCGGTTTCCGCCCGGCTGGAAGGAAAGGGTGGAGGCCGGCCAGATTCCGCCATGGGTGGCGGCAGCCGGCCCGAATTGCTCGACTCTGTGATCGCCGACCTGCCTCAGATCATCCGCTCCGCTTCCCAGTAG
- a CDS encoding beta-ureidopropionase — translation MNYRVSVLQYEPRLLDPRDNLERLTRLLSGLETDLVVLPELCASGYVFLSREEVASVSEEVPSGAAFGTFGNLARENKFSIVYGFAERSGDRFYNSAALINPDGSYHVYRKTHLFNREKLFFTPGDTGLNVFAAKQDVRVGMMVCFDWQFPEAARTLALRGAQIICHPSNLVLPWCQQAMITRSLENRVFTITSNRTGEESNGDVSLDFTGQSQILGTKGEILVRMNESETGVRTCEIDPDLALDKQVTPLNNAFTDRRPALYEP, via the coding sequence ATGAATTACCGCGTTTCCGTGCTGCAGTATGAGCCGCGCCTGCTGGACCCGAGGGACAATCTGGAGCGGCTGACGCGGCTGCTGAGCGGATTGGAGACCGATCTGGTGGTGCTGCCGGAGCTTTGCGCCTCCGGATATGTGTTCCTCTCCCGCGAGGAAGTGGCCTCCGTAAGCGAGGAAGTGCCTTCCGGAGCGGCTTTTGGAACCTTCGGCAACTTGGCTCGGGAAAACAAGTTCAGCATCGTGTACGGCTTTGCCGAACGCAGCGGGGACAGGTTTTACAACTCCGCGGCCCTGATCAATCCTGACGGTAGTTACCACGTTTACCGGAAAACCCACCTCTTCAACCGCGAAAAACTCTTTTTCACCCCCGGCGACACCGGCCTCAACGTGTTTGCCGCCAAACAGGATGTGCGGGTGGGGATGATGGTCTGCTTCGACTGGCAGTTTCCCGAAGCGGCGCGGACCCTGGCCCTGAGAGGCGCGCAGATCATCTGCCATCCCTCGAACCTGGTTCTTCCCTGGTGCCAGCAGGCAATGATCACCAGAAGTTTGGAAAACCGGGTCTTTACCATCACCTCGAACCGCACCGGTGAGGAAAGCAATGGGGATGTAAGCCTCGATTTCACCGGCCAGAGCCAGATCCTGGGCACCAAGGGCGAGATCCTTGTCCGGATGAACGAGAGCGAAACCGGGGTGCGCACCTGCGAGATCGACCCGGACCTCGCTCTGGACAAGCAGGTGACGCCGCTGAACAATGCTTTCACTGACCGGCGCCCAGCCCTCTACGAACCATGA
- the trxB gene encoding thioredoxin-disulfide reductase, with protein MNYDVLIIGGGPAGLSAAIYAARGGLKTGLFEKGIIGGQINVTDEVENYPGFPEPLSGFDLTDKMRQQAERFQTRFIDEEVTAIGLEGLCKIIETRENSYRAKALIVCTGAHPRLLNVPGEERFTGRGVSYCATCDGALYRDKVVAVVGGGDSAIEEGLFLTRFAKKVIVIHRRDELRAQKIIQERAFNNPKMEFIWDTVVQEIHGDGKIEKLELVNRKTNAISFIPVDGIFIYVGILPNCELFESRLKLDGGGFVITDDHMHTNVPGIYAAGDIRSTVLRQVVTATSDGAVAAWSAEKWIIENYDQIEGLGETPSADK; from the coding sequence ATGAACTACGATGTATTGATAATCGGCGGCGGACCCGCCGGGCTGAGCGCGGCCATCTACGCGGCCCGCGGCGGACTCAAGACCGGTCTGTTTGAAAAAGGGATCATCGGTGGCCAGATCAACGTGACCGACGAAGTGGAGAACTATCCCGGCTTTCCCGAGCCGCTTTCCGGCTTTGACCTCACCGATAAAATGCGCCAGCAGGCCGAGCGCTTCCAAACCCGCTTCATCGATGAAGAGGTGACCGCCATTGGCCTGGAAGGGCTTTGCAAGATCATCGAGACCCGCGAAAACAGCTACCGCGCCAAAGCCCTCATAGTTTGCACCGGCGCCCATCCCAGGCTGCTCAACGTGCCCGGAGAAGAGCGCTTCACCGGCCGCGGCGTTTCCTACTGCGCCACCTGCGACGGCGCGCTCTACCGCGACAAGGTGGTGGCCGTGGTCGGCGGCGGCGATTCCGCCATTGAGGAGGGGCTTTTCCTCACCCGCTTTGCCAAAAAAGTGATCGTGATCCACCGCCGCGACGAGCTGCGCGCCCAGAAGATCATCCAGGAACGCGCCTTCAACAACCCCAAGATGGAATTCATCTGGGATACGGTGGTGCAGGAGATCCACGGCGACGGCAAGATCGAAAAGCTGGAGCTGGTGAACCGCAAAACCAACGCCATTTCCTTCATTCCCGTGGACGGGATCTTCATCTACGTGGGCATTTTGCCCAACTGCGAGCTGTTTGAATCGCGCCTGAAACTGGACGGCGGCGGCTTCGTGATCACCGACGACCACATGCACACCAACGTCCCCGGCATCTACGCCGCCGGCGACATCCGCAGCACCGTGCTGCGCCAGGTTGTAACCGCCACCAGCGACGGCGCCGTGGCCGCCTGGAGCGCCGAAAAATGGATCATCGAAAACTATGACCAGATCGAGGGACTGGGAGAAACGCCAAGTGCCGACAAGTAA